Proteins encoded together in one Musa acuminata AAA Group cultivar baxijiao chromosome BXJ3-6, Cavendish_Baxijiao_AAA, whole genome shotgun sequence window:
- the LOC135640667 gene encoding mitogen-activated protein kinase kinase kinase 17-like, giving the protein MEIGEWRRGRIIGRGASATVSLATSMASGQVFAVKSSELCSLRGEQRLLSALDSPFVVSYLGFDVAPPHAPGAGFHYNLFMEYAPGGSLSDEIKRQSGRLDELAIRSYLHDILSGLVYLHSNGVVHCDLKSQNVLICSDGRAKIADFGCARKVDGDEERHQPRGTPMFMAPEVARGEEQSAPADVWALGCTTIEMATGRPPWPHMADPVSALHRIAFSADVPEFPSWISAEGKDFLSRCLRRDPRERWTAEQLLRHPFVAACFACPRPDSGTNYDRVSPRSTLDQAFWESLADEGDEAVGERSEDPSERMQCLIGGGAPSWTWNDGWVTVRSDAGEDSLPATGSITEDDRSVNRGDSGGTSSSDFIYSTDRIDIEHVMADVDDTSIARVEEGIENQVFTCKREVNLVNGNCHLVIHKDRIDIPNWPFWLCAFDLWLSLIFSF; this is encoded by the coding sequence ATGGAGATTGGTGAGTGGCGCCGTGGCCGGATCATCGGCCGCGGAGCCTCCGCTACCGTCTCCCTCGCCACTTCGATGGCCTCCGGCCAGGTCTTTGCGGTCAAGTCCTCGGAGCTTTGCTCCCTACGCGGGGAGCAGAGGCTCCTCTCCGCGCTGGATTCCCCCTTCGTCGTCTCCTACTTGGGGTTCGATGTCGCCCCCCCGCACGCGCCCGGCGCTGGTTTCCACTACAATCTCTTTATGGAGTACGCCCCCGGAGGCTCGCTATCCGATGAGATCAAGAGGCAGAGCGGTCGGCTCGACGAGCTCGCCATCCGGTCCTACCTTCACGACATCCTCAGCGGACTGGTTTACCTCCACTCCAACGGCGTCGTCCACTGCGACCTGAAGAGCCAAAACGTTCTAATTTGCTCCGATGGGCGGGCGAAGATCGCCGATTTCGGGTGCGCGCGTAAGGTTGATGGTGACGAAGAACGCCATCAGCCGAGGGGCACGCCCATGTTCATGGCGCCGGAGGTGGCGCGAGGGGAGGAGCAGAGCGCGCCGGCGGACGTCTGGGCCCTAGGCTGCACAACCATCGAGATGGCCACGGGGCGGCCGCCATGGCCGCACATGGCGGACCCCGTCAGTGCCCTCCACCGAATCGCCTTTTCCGCCGACGTACCGGAGTTCCCCAGCTGGATCTCCGCCGAGGGGAAGGACTTCCTGAGCAGGTGCTTGAGAAGGGATCCCCGGGAGCGGTGGACGGCGGAGCAACTTCTCCGACACCCATTTGTTGCCGCTTGCTTTGCGTGCCCTCGACCCGACTCCGGCACAAATTACGACCGCGTTTCACCCAGGAGCACTCTCGATCAGGCCTTCTGGGAGTCGCTCGCCGACGAGGGCGACGAGGCGGTCGGAGAACGATCGGAGGATCCATCCGAGAGGATGCAGTGCTTGATCGGAGGCGGCGCTCCTAGTTGGACGTGGAATGACGGTTGGGTGACGGTGAGAAGCGACGCCGGGGAGGACAGCCTCCCGGCGACGGGTTCCATCACCGAAGACGACCGATCAGTAAACAGAGGGGATAGCGGCGGCACAAGCAGCAGCGATTTCATCTACAGCACTGATCGCATCGACATCGAGCATGTCATGGCCGATGTTGATGACACGAGCATTGCTCGAGTAGAAGAGGGAATCGAGAACCAAGTATTCACGTGTAAAAGAGAGGTCAACTTAGTTAATGGAAATTGCCATTTGGTCATCCACAAGGACCGAATTGACATCCCAAATTGGCCTTTTTGGCTCTGCGCATTTGATCTTTGGCTTTCTTTAATATTCTCCTTCTAA